Proteins encoded by one window of Deinococcota bacterium:
- a CDS encoding metallophosphoesterase, producing the protein MKILAIADEVSPIIYSENFPKNLPPFDLVLSAGDMPGYLLEFVATKVQVPVLYVLGNHGDGYLRDPEGKKHLPGGCVNVHGRVLEVGGLIVAGFEGSARYRPGAHQYGEAEMSMMTYRLAPKLLFNKWRYGRAVDVLLSHAPPKGPHEGDDYPHRGFPAFNRFAARWRPKLHVHGHVHLQGANAPREYLSLEGVRVVNGYDFTLIDLEHGPGEARDPRKRPASDQTG; encoded by the coding sequence GTGAAGATTCTGGCCATTGCCGACGAGGTGTCGCCGATCATCTACTCGGAAAACTTTCCGAAGAACCTGCCGCCTTTCGACCTGGTTCTGAGCGCCGGCGATATGCCCGGCTACCTGCTCGAGTTCGTCGCCACCAAGGTGCAGGTGCCGGTGCTCTACGTGCTCGGCAACCACGGCGACGGCTACCTGCGCGACCCCGAGGGAAAAAAGCATCTGCCCGGCGGCTGCGTCAACGTCCACGGCCGCGTGCTCGAGGTGGGTGGGCTCATCGTCGCCGGCTTCGAGGGCAGCGCCCGCTACCGGCCGGGAGCCCACCAGTACGGCGAGGCTGAGATGAGCATGATGACCTACCGCTTGGCGCCCAAGCTGCTCTTCAACAAGTGGCGTTACGGCCGGGCGGTGGACGTTCTCCTCAGCCACGCCCCGCCCAAGGGGCCGCACGAGGGCGACGACTACCCCCACCGCGGGTTTCCAGCCTTCAACCGCTTCGCGGCGCGCTGGCGGCCCAAGCTGCATGTCCACGGCCACGTCCACCTCCAGGGCGCCAACGCCCCCAGGGAGTACCTGAGCTTAGAGGGCGTGCGCGTCGTCAACGGCTACGACTTTACGCTCATCGACCTCGAGCACGGGCCAGGCGAGGCGCGCGACCCGAGGAAGCGGCCAGCATCTGACCAGACGGGCTGA